In Caminicella sporogenes DSM 14501, a single window of DNA contains:
- a CDS encoding (2Fe-2S) ferredoxin domain-containing protein: MKSLEELAKIREEALKKVDIRKERKGTRIVVGMATCGISAGARPVLTALMEEVQKRNLQDVEVTQTGCIGVCKLEPIVEVYKEGEEKVTYVAMTPEKARRVIAEHIVNGKVVNEYTIGAYEK; the protein is encoded by the coding sequence ATGAAATCTTTAGAGGAGTTGGCAAAAATAAGAGAAGAAGCTCTTAAAAAAGTTGATATAAGAAAAGAAAGAAAAGGTACTAGAATAGTTGTAGGTATGGCAACATGTGGAATTTCTGCGGGAGCAAGACCTGTACTTACAGCATTGATGGAAGAAGTTCAAAAGAGAAATTTACAAGATGTTGAAGTAACTCAAACTGGATGTATCGGAGTATGTAAACTTGAACCAATTGTAGAGGTTTACAAAGAAGGAGAAGAAAAAGTAACTTATGTAGCTATGACACCTGAAAAAGCTAGAAGAGTAATAGCGGAACATATTGTGAACGGTAAGGTTGTAAATGAATATACAATAGGGGCGTATGAAAAATAA
- the hprK gene encoding HPr(Ser) kinase/phosphatase: protein MQKIAINKFVKDLNLEVINEWKGVDISITTSEVNRPGLLLAGYYEHFAYERVQIIGRVEWSYFNKLSGEERKSRARKLMEYDIPCLIISRGMKVFDEFLEEAKNFNRPIFRTNLSTTKFISKLINYLEDRLAPTTTLHGVLVEVNGIGVLILGQSGIGKSETALELVKRGHRLVADDAVKIKKIDENKLVGTAPEIIKYFLEIRGIGIMDIAKLYGMGAVRDSKVIDMVVQLESYSSDSSYDRLGLEENFMEILGVNISRISIPVRPGRNLAVIIEAAARNHRQKEMGYNAAEELNMRFLSLNYSDGE, encoded by the coding sequence ATGCAGAAGATAGCTATTAATAAGTTTGTAAAAGATTTAAATTTAGAAGTCATTAATGAATGGAAGGGAGTAGATATATCCATAACTACGAGTGAAGTTAATAGACCGGGATTATTATTGGCAGGATATTATGAGCATTTTGCATATGAAAGAGTACAAATTATAGGGAGAGTAGAATGGAGTTATTTTAATAAACTTTCAGGAGAAGAAAGAAAAAGTAGAGCTAGAAAACTTATGGAATATGATATTCCATGTCTTATAATTTCTAGAGGTATGAAAGTTTTTGATGAATTTCTTGAAGAAGCTAAAAATTTTAATAGACCTATATTTAGAACAAATTTATCTACAACAAAGTTTATTAGTAAATTGATAAATTATTTAGAAGATAGGCTTGCTCCAACTACAACACTTCATGGAGTTTTAGTTGAAGTTAACGGTATAGGGGTTTTAATACTTGGACAAAGTGGTATAGGCAAATCAGAAACAGCTCTTGAACTTGTAAAAAGGGGACATAGATTAGTTGCAGATGATGCAGTAAAAATAAAGAAAATTGATGAGAATAAATTAGTAGGAACTGCACCGGAAATTATCAAATATTTTTTAGAAATAAGAGGAATAGGCATAATGGATATAGCAAAATTATATGGTATGGGTGCTGTAAGAGATAGTAAAGTAATAGATATGGTGGTTCAATTAGAATCATATAGTAGTGATAGCTCTTATGACAGATTGGGATTGGAAGAAAATTTTATGGAAATATTAGGTGTAAATATATCACGAATTTCTATACCGGTAAGACCCGGAAGAAATTTAGCAGTAATAATTGAAGCAGCTGCAAGAAATCACCGTCAAAAAGAAATGGGATATAATGCAGCAGAAGAGTTGAACATGAGATTTTTAAGCCTTAATTATTCAGATGGAGAATAA
- the nuoE gene encoding NADH-quinone oxidoreductase subunit NuoE has protein sequence MAKNILTKENFEKLNQVIEKYKGTKGALMPVLHEAQKIFGALTIEVQKVISKELNVPLAEIYGVATFYSQFSLEPKGDYVIGVCLGTACYVKGAQAIIDRICKELNIEVGGTSPDGKFTLQATRCIGACGLAPVITINEDVYGKLVESDIPDILKKY, from the coding sequence ATGGCAAAAAACATTTTAACTAAGGAGAATTTTGAGAAACTGAATCAAGTAATTGAAAAGTACAAAGGCACTAAAGGAGCATTAATGCCTGTACTTCACGAAGCACAAAAAATATTTGGAGCACTAACAATAGAAGTGCAAAAAGTTATATCAAAAGAACTTAATGTGCCATTGGCTGAAATTTATGGTGTAGCGACATTTTATTCGCAGTTTTCACTTGAACCAAAGGGAGATTATGTTATAGGTGTATGTTTAGGAACTGCATGTTATGTTAAAGGAGCACAAGCAATAATCGACAGAATTTGCAAAGAATTAAATATTGAAGTTGGTGGAACTTCTCCAGACGGTAAATTTACATTACAAGCAACAAGATGTATAGGAGCTTGTGGACTTGCACCTGTTATAACAATAAATGAAGATGTTTACGGAAAATTAGTTGAATCAGATATACCAGACATTTTGAAGAAGTATTAA
- a CDS encoding NADH-dependent [FeFe] hydrogenase, group A6 translates to MEKVKLTINGIEVEVPSNYTVLEAAKEVGIDIPTLCYLKGINEVGACRVCLVEVEGARSLQASCVLPVRDGMVVKTNTKKVRNAVKTTVELILANHNRECLTCFRNGSCELQKLAEELGIDEISFEGAKREATIDEFSHSIVRDSSKCILCGRCVSVCKNVQGIGILDFTNRGFKTEVAPAFGKSMADAPCIYCGQCINACPVAALREKSEMEKVWDALENPELHVVVQTAPAVRAALGEEFGLPIGTRVTGKMVAALRRLGFDKVFDTNFAADLTIMEEGHELLDRIQNGGKLPMITSCSPGWIRFCEFYYPELIDNLSTCKSPHQMMGAVLKSYYAQLNNLDPEKIFVVSIMPCSSKKTEKEREELRVNGLKDVDAVLTTRELAKMIKQARIKFLELPDEDFDELFGEYTGAGVIFGATGGVMEAALRTVADVLAGEDLKEIEYTAVRGIEGIKEAKVNIADKTIKVAVVHGTANAAKLLDKVRAGETDYHFIEVMGCSGGCVNGGGQPHVDAKTRMEIDVRVERAKALYEEDELRTYRKSHQNPMIKKIYDEFLGKPNSHKAHELLHTHYHAREIYPTQSNCCCSSSEEVACSCCE, encoded by the coding sequence ATGGAGAAAGTTAAATTAACTATAAATGGTATAGAAGTTGAAGTTCCAAGTAATTATACTGTGCTTGAAGCAGCTAAAGAAGTGGGAATAGATATACCAACTCTTTGTTATCTTAAAGGTATTAATGAAGTGGGAGCTTGTAGAGTTTGTTTAGTTGAAGTTGAAGGTGCGAGAAGTCTTCAAGCTTCATGTGTATTGCCTGTAAGAGATGGTATGGTTGTTAAAACTAATACTAAAAAAGTTAGAAATGCTGTAAAGACTACTGTTGAATTAATTCTTGCAAATCATAATAGAGAATGTCTAACTTGTTTTAGAAATGGAAGTTGTGAACTGCAAAAATTGGCAGAAGAATTAGGTATAGATGAAATAAGTTTTGAAGGTGCTAAAAGAGAAGCTACTATAGATGAATTTTCACATTCTATAGTTAGAGATTCTAGTAAATGTATTCTTTGTGGTAGATGTGTTAGTGTGTGTAAAAATGTTCAAGGAATTGGAATTCTTGATTTTACAAATAGAGGATTTAAAACAGAAGTTGCTCCAGCGTTTGGTAAAAGCATGGCTGATGCACCATGTATTTACTGTGGTCAGTGTATAAATGCATGTCCGGTTGCAGCATTGAGAGAAAAATCTGAAATGGAAAAAGTATGGGATGCATTAGAAAATCCTGAATTGCATGTTGTTGTACAAACTGCACCGGCAGTTAGAGCTGCACTAGGTGAAGAATTTGGATTGCCAATAGGTACTAGAGTAACAGGAAAAATGGTTGCTGCTTTAAGAAGATTAGGATTTGACAAAGTATTTGATACTAACTTTGCTGCAGACCTTACTATTATGGAAGAAGGTCATGAATTACTTGATAGAATACAAAATGGCGGCAAGCTGCCTATGATTACTTCATGTTCACCAGGTTGGATTAGATTCTGTGAATTCTATTACCCAGAACTTATTGATAATTTATCAACTTGTAAATCACCACATCAAATGATGGGTGCTGTATTAAAATCTTATTATGCACAGCTTAATAATTTAGACCCAGAAAAGATATTTGTTGTTTCTATAATGCCATGTTCTTCTAAGAAAACTGAGAAGGAAAGAGAAGAATTACGAGTTAATGGATTAAAAGATGTAGATGCAGTTCTTACAACTAGAGAGCTTGCTAAAATGATAAAACAAGCTAGAATAAAATTCTTAGAGTTGCCAGATGAAGATTTTGATGAATTATTTGGAGAATATACTGGAGCAGGTGTAATATTTGGAGCTACTGGTGGAGTTATGGAAGCAGCACTTAGAACTGTAGCTGATGTATTAGCTGGAGAAGATTTAAAAGAAATTGAATACACTGCAGTTAGAGGTATAGAAGGCATTAAAGAAGCAAAGGTTAATATAGCTGATAAGACTATAAAAGTAGCTGTAGTTCACGGTACTGCAAATGCAGCTAAACTTTTGGATAAAGTTAGAGCTGGAGAAACAGATTATCATTTCATAGAAGTTATGGGATGTAGTGGTGGTTGTGTAAATGGTGGAGGACAGCCACATGTTGATGCTAAGACGAGAATGGAAATAGATGTGAGAGTTGAAAGAGCTAAGGCTTTATATGAAGAAGATGAATTAAGAACTTATAGAAAATCTCATCAAAATCCAATGATTAAGAAAATTTACGATGAATTTTTAGGTAAGCCAAATA
- the nuoF gene encoding NADH-quinone oxidoreductase subunit NuoF: MEFYRSHVLVCGGTGCTSSGSMTILEKFEQELEKHGLTKEVKLVKTGCFGLCEAGPIVIVYPEGAFYSRIKLEDVERITEEHLLKGRIVKDLLHKEAVDEDKIKSINEVGFYKKQKRIALRNCGVINPENIEEYIAMDGYRALGKVLTEMKPEEVIEVIKKSGLRGRGGGGFPTGLKWEFTAKATGDQKYVACNADEGDPGAFMDRSILEGDPHVIVEAMAIAGYAVGANQGYVYIRAEYPIAVKRLQIAIDQAREYGLLGKDIFGSGFDFDLEIRLGAGAFVCGEETALLQSIEGKRGMPRPRPPFPAIKGLWDKPTLLNNVETYANVPQIILNGPEWFASIGTEKSKGTKVFALGGKINNTGLLEIPMGTTLREVIFEIGGGIPNGKKFKAVQTGGPSGGCLKEEHLDTPIDYDNLIALGSMMGSGGMIVMDEDNCMVDIARFFLDFTVDESCGKCTPCREGTKRMLEILEKITSGKGEPEDLERLENLANTIKSASLCGLGQTAPNPVLSTLKYFRHEYEAHVYDKKCPAGVCKALTSYIITDACKGCTLCAKACPVNAISGEVKKVHEIDQDKCIKCGACLEKCPFGAIIKK, translated from the coding sequence ATGGAATTTTATAGATCACATGTACTTGTATGTGGTGGTACAGGATGTACTTCTTCAGGCTCAATGACTATACTAGAGAAATTTGAACAAGAACTAGAGAAACATGGACTTACTAAGGAAGTAAAATTGGTAAAAACAGGATGTTTTGGTTTATGTGAAGCGGGTCCTATAGTAATAGTATATCCAGAAGGAGCTTTTTATAGTCGAATTAAATTAGAGGATGTTGAAAGAATAACAGAAGAACATTTATTAAAGGGAAGAATAGTTAAAGATTTATTGCACAAAGAAGCAGTAGATGAAGATAAGATAAAATCAATAAATGAAGTAGGATTTTATAAAAAGCAAAAGAGAATAGCACTCAGAAACTGTGGTGTAATCAATCCTGAAAATATAGAAGAATATATTGCAATGGATGGATACAGAGCTCTTGGTAAAGTTTTAACAGAAATGAAACCAGAAGAAGTTATTGAAGTAATTAAGAAATCTGGACTTCGTGGTCGTGGCGGTGGAGGATTCCCAACAGGATTAAAGTGGGAATTTACTGCTAAAGCTACGGGTGATCAAAAATATGTTGCATGTAATGCAGATGAAGGCGACCCAGGTGCATTTATGGATAGAAGTATACTTGAAGGAGACCCTCATGTAATAGTAGAAGCAATGGCTATAGCAGGTTATGCAGTAGGAGCAAATCAAGGTTATGTATATATAAGAGCTGAGTATCCAATTGCAGTTAAAAGACTTCAAATAGCAATAGATCAAGCTAGAGAGTACGGATTATTAGGAAAAGACATATTTGGTTCAGGATTTGATTTTGACCTTGAAATAAGACTTGGAGCAGGAGCATTTGTATGTGGTGAAGAAACTGCACTTTTACAGTCTATAGAAGGTAAAAGAGGTATGCCAAGACCAAGACCACCATTCCCAGCGATAAAAGGTTTATGGGATAAGCCAACTCTTCTTAACAATGTTGAAACTTATGCAAATGTTCCACAAATTATATTAAATGGACCAGAATGGTTTGCAAGTATAGGAACTGAAAAATCTAAAGGAACTAAAGTATTTGCTTTAGGTGGAAAGATAAACAATACAGGACTTCTTGAAATACCAATGGGTACTACTTTAAGAGAAGTTATATTTGAGATTGGTGGAGGTATTCCAAACGGTAAGAAATTTAAGGCAGTACAAACAGGTGGACCATCAGGTGGCTGTTTGAAAGAAGAACACTTAGATACGCCAATTGATTATGATAACTTAATAGCACTAGGTTCAATGATGGGTTCTGGCGGTATGATTGTAATGGACGAAGATAACTGTATGGTTGACATAGCTAGATTTTTCTTAGACTTTACAGTAGATGAATCATGTGGTAAGTGTACACCATGTAGAGAAGGTACTAAGAGAATGTTGGAAATACTTGAAAAAATAACATCAGGTAAAGGAGAACCAGAAGATTTAGAGAGATTAGAAAACCTTGCTAATACAATTAAGTCAGCATCATTATGTGGACTTGGACAAACAGCTCCAAACCCAGTATTATCAACATTAAAGTACTTTAGGCATGAATATGAAGCACATGTATATGATAAAAAGTGTCCAGCAGGTGTTTGTAAGGCATTAACTTCATATATTATTACTGATGCATGTAAGGGATGTACACTTTGTGCTAAAGCATGTCCAGTAAATGCGATAAGTGGAGAAGTTAAGAAAGTACATGAAATTGATCAAGATAAGTGTATTAAGTGCGGTGCTTGTTTAGAAAAATGTCCATTTGGTGCTATAATCAAGAAATAG